A section of the Brevundimonas sp. AJA228-03 genome encodes:
- a CDS encoding cytochrome c: MKRTIVVGVVALMGVAGVAGAQGQTSPGPAEIVAARQASFDMSAVTLGAIKTQLDAGAPPQGIAFAASGLNKWATALPTMFPAGTGSDSLPGATKARAEIWSDRAGFEARAAAYAAATADLQAKVAANDTAGALAAWTTVRGTCGSCHDAYRE, translated from the coding sequence ATGAAGCGAACGATCGTGGTGGGCGTGGTCGCCCTGATGGGCGTGGCAGGCGTTGCCGGGGCCCAGGGCCAGACATCGCCGGGCCCGGCCGAGATCGTCGCCGCGCGTCAGGCGTCGTTCGACATGTCCGCCGTCACCCTGGGGGCGATCAAGACCCAGCTGGACGCGGGCGCGCCGCCACAGGGCATCGCGTTCGCCGCCTCCGGCCTGAACAAGTGGGCCACGGCCCTGCCGACGATGTTCCCGGCCGGCACCGGATCGGACAGCCTGCCGGGCGCGACCAAGGCCCGGGCCGAGATCTGGTCGGACCGCGCGGGATTCGAGGCCAGGGCTGCGGCCTATGCCGCCGCGACGGCGGACCTTCAGGCGAAGGTCGCCGCCAACGACACGGCCGGGGCGCTGGCAGCCTGGACCACCGTGCGGGGCACCTGCGGCTCCTGCCACGACGCCTATCGGGAATAG
- the typA gene encoding translational GTPase TypA — protein sequence MNLRNVAIIAHVDHGKTTLVDQLLAQSGVFRANEATTERAMDSNDQEKERGITILAKCTSVLWNGKAGETRINIIDTPGHADFGGEVERILGMVDGCVILVDAEEGVMPQTKFVLTKALKMGLRPILCINKVDRAHADPDRVHNETFDLFAAIGATDEQLDFPHIYASGRNGWATMDLNQPNDNLAPLFDLIVDHVPPPKVQDNRDKPFQMLNVLIESDPFLGRILTGRIESGKAVPGMAIHALDRDGKEIERGRITKVLAFRGLKRQALDEGSEAGDIVAIAGMSKATVADTLCALEVTDALPAQPIDPPTISMTVSVNDSPLAGREGDKVQSRVIRDRLLKEAEANVAIRVTTTEGGDAYEVAGRGELQLGVLIENMRREGFEVSISRPRVVYQEGPNGEKMEPIEDVMIDVDDEYSGVVIEKLSQRKAELTDMGPSGAGKTRISLKAPSRSLIGYQGEFLTDTRGSGVLNRVFSHYEPFKGEIAGRLKGVLISNSDGDTAAFALWNLEDRGVMFVGAGEKTYEGMIIGENARWDDLDVNPIKGKQLTNVRASGKDEAVRLTPPRQMSLEQAIAYISDDELVEVTPKSIRLRKQTLNPSFRKKRARPDWA from the coding sequence ATGAACCTACGCAACGTCGCCATCATCGCCCACGTCGATCACGGCAAGACCACCCTGGTGGACCAGCTCCTGGCCCAGTCCGGCGTCTTCCGGGCCAATGAGGCCACGACCGAGCGCGCCATGGACTCCAACGACCAGGAGAAGGAACGCGGCATCACCATCCTGGCCAAATGCACCTCGGTGCTCTGGAACGGCAAGGCGGGCGAGACGCGCATCAACATCATCGACACCCCCGGCCACGCCGACTTCGGCGGCGAGGTCGAGCGCATCCTGGGCATGGTGGACGGCTGCGTCATCCTGGTGGACGCCGAAGAGGGCGTGATGCCCCAGACCAAGTTCGTGCTGACCAAGGCCCTGAAGATGGGCCTGCGCCCCATCCTGTGCATCAACAAGGTCGACCGCGCCCACGCCGATCCCGACCGGGTCCACAACGAGACCTTCGACCTGTTCGCCGCCATCGGCGCGACGGACGAGCAGCTGGACTTCCCGCACATCTACGCCTCGGGCCGCAACGGCTGGGCGACGATGGATCTGAACCAGCCCAACGACAATCTGGCCCCCCTGTTCGACCTGATCGTCGACCACGTGCCGCCGCCGAAGGTGCAGGACAACAGGGACAAGCCGTTCCAGATGCTGAACGTGCTGATCGAAAGCGATCCTTTCCTTGGCCGGATCCTGACCGGCCGCATCGAGAGCGGCAAGGCCGTCCCCGGCATGGCGATCCACGCCCTGGATCGTGACGGCAAGGAGATCGAGCGCGGCCGGATCACCAAGGTCCTGGCCTTCCGCGGCCTGAAGCGTCAGGCGCTGGACGAGGGGTCGGAAGCGGGCGACATCGTGGCCATCGCCGGCATGTCCAAGGCGACCGTGGCCGACACCCTGTGCGCCCTCGAGGTCACGGACGCCCTGCCCGCGCAGCCGATCGACCCGCCGACCATCTCCATGACGGTCTCGGTCAACGACAGCCCCCTGGCCGGCCGCGAAGGCGACAAGGTCCAGTCGCGCGTCATCCGCGATCGTCTGCTGAAGGAGGCCGAGGCCAACGTCGCCATCCGCGTGACCACGACCGAAGGCGGCGACGCCTATGAGGTCGCGGGCCGGGGCGAACTGCAGCTGGGCGTTCTGATCGAGAACATGCGCCGCGAGGGGTTCGAGGTCTCCATCAGCCGTCCGCGGGTGGTCTATCAGGAGGGACCGAACGGCGAGAAGATGGAGCCGATCGAGGACGTCATGATCGACGTCGACGACGAATACTCCGGCGTCGTCATCGAGAAGCTGTCGCAACGCAAGGCCGAGCTGACCGACATGGGTCCGTCGGGTGCCGGCAAGACCCGCATCAGCCTGAAGGCCCCGTCGCGCTCGCTGATCGGCTATCAGGGCGAGTTCCTGACCGACACGCGCGGTTCGGGCGTCTTGAACCGCGTCTTCAGCCACTATGAGCCGTTCAAGGGCGAGATCGCCGGCCGTCTGAAGGGTGTGCTGATTTCCAACTCCGACGGTGACACGGCCGCCTTTGCCCTGTGGAACCTCGAGGATCGCGGCGTGATGTTCGTCGGTGCCGGCGAGAAAACCTATGAGGGCATGATCATCGGCGAGAACGCCCGCTGGGACGACCTCGACGTCAACCCGATCAAGGGCAAGCAACTGACCAACGTCCGCGCCTCCGGCAAGGACGAGGCCGTGCGTCTCACGCCGCCTCGCCAGATGTCGCTGGAGCAGGCCATCGCCTATATCTCCGACGACGAGCTGGTCGAGGTCACGCCCAAGTCCATCCGCCTGCGCAAGCAGACGCTGAACCCGTCGTTCCGCAAGAAGCGCGCGCGTCCCGACTGGGCATGA
- a CDS encoding molybdopterin-synthase adenylyltransferase MoeB: protein MAFSPEEVERYARHLVLAEIGGPGQQKLAAATVLIVGAGGVGGPAALYLAAAGVGTIRIVDGDAVALSNLQRQILFDTADIGRAKVEAAAGHLTAINPHVRVEALDHPLNADNAPAVISGTHVVLDGTDDFATRHIVNAACVAAGVPLVSGALGRWSGQVGVFLGRPCYRCLVPESPPDAETCARVGVVGALAGVIGAMAALEAIKRITGAGEPLTGRLMLYDGLSATSRTVTVTADPGCPVCSSP, encoded by the coding sequence ATGGCATTTTCTCCCGAAGAGGTCGAACGCTACGCCCGCCACCTGGTTCTGGCCGAGATTGGCGGACCGGGGCAGCAGAAGCTGGCGGCTGCCACCGTCCTGATCGTCGGTGCGGGTGGCGTCGGGGGGCCTGCCGCCCTGTATCTGGCGGCGGCGGGCGTCGGGACGATCCGGATCGTGGACGGCGATGCGGTCGCCCTGTCCAATCTTCAGCGCCAGATCCTGTTCGACACGGCTGACATCGGCCGCGCCAAGGTCGAGGCGGCGGCCGGGCATCTGACCGCTATCAATCCTCATGTCCGCGTCGAAGCCCTGGACCACCCGCTGAACGCGGACAATGCCCCGGCCGTGATCTCCGGCACCCATGTCGTTCTGGACGGCACCGACGATTTCGCCACACGGCACATCGTAAACGCCGCCTGCGTCGCTGCCGGGGTTCCGCTGGTTTCGGGGGCCCTGGGACGATGGAGCGGTCAGGTGGGAGTCTTCCTTGGCCGCCCCTGCTACCGCTGCCTGGTACCTGAAAGTCCGCCGGATGCCGAGACTTGCGCCCGCGTCGGCGTCGTCGGCGCTCTGGCAGGCGTCATCGGGGCGATGGCGGCCCTCGAGGCGATCAAGCGGATCACGGGCGCAGGCGAACCCCTGACCGGTCGGCTGATGCTCTACGACGGCCTGTCCGCGACCAGCCGGACGGTCACCGTCACCGCCGATCCGGGGTGCCCGGTCTGTTCCAGCCCCTGA
- a CDS encoding BLUF domain-containing protein has protein sequence MLYRLIYVSEAVGSTGASTLSIAQILGIAGRNNRRDHITSGILFHDGWCLHAIEGARIDIDRLMRRLREDRRHTNIRILVDRPIAERRFCEPMSLSRNPSALLKAIGSPRMETMTGQEAERIVDLKQAA, from the coding sequence GTGCTGTATCGCCTTATCTACGTCAGCGAAGCTGTCGGCTCGACCGGAGCCTCCACACTGTCCATCGCCCAGATTCTGGGCATTGCCGGGCGCAACAACCGCCGCGATCACATCACCAGCGGCATCCTGTTTCACGACGGCTGGTGCCTTCACGCGATAGAAGGCGCGCGGATCGACATCGACCGCCTGATGCGTCGCCTGCGCGAAGACCGACGTCATACGAACATCCGCATTCTCGTGGACAGGCCGATCGCCGAACGTCGCTTCTGCGAGCCCATGAGCCTGAGCCGGAATCCATCGGCCCTGCTGAAGGCGATCGGCTCGCCCCGGATGGAGACCATGACCGGCCAGGAGGCCGAACGGATCGTCGATCTCAAACAGGCGGCGTGA
- the hslV gene encoding ATP-dependent protease subunit HslV — translation MSQTHSTFPDWHGTTILAVRRSGRTVIAGDGQVSMGPTIVKGAARKVRTLAGGKVLAGFAGATADAFTLIERLEAKLEQYPDQLARACVDLAKDWRTDRYLRRLEAMLLVADRDSIFTVTGVGDVLEPEYGVAAVGSGGNYALAAARALIDNTDLDAEAVARRAMAIAADICVYTNGNLTVETLGRGRA, via the coding sequence ATGAGCCAAACACATTCGACATTCCCGGACTGGCACGGCACCACCATTCTGGCGGTGCGCAGAAGTGGCCGCACCGTCATCGCCGGCGACGGCCAGGTCTCCATGGGGCCCACCATCGTCAAGGGTGCGGCCCGCAAGGTGCGCACCCTGGCGGGCGGCAAGGTTCTGGCGGGCTTTGCCGGTGCCACCGCCGATGCCTTCACCCTGATCGAACGGCTGGAGGCCAAGCTGGAGCAATATCCCGACCAGCTGGCCCGCGCCTGTGTCGATCTGGCCAAGGACTGGCGCACCGACCGCTATCTGCGCCGGCTGGAGGCCATGCTGCTGGTCGCAGACAGGGACTCCATCTTCACCGTCACGGGCGTCGGCGACGTGCTGGAACCGGAATATGGGGTCGCGGCCGTCGGGTCGGGCGGCAACTATGCCCTGGCGGCCGCCCGCGCCCTGATCGACAACACCGACCTGGACGCCGAGGCGGTGGCGCGTCGCGCCATGGCGATCGCGGCCGACATCTGCGTCTATACCAACGGCAATCTGACCGTCGAAACGCTCGGCAGAGGCCGCGCATGA
- the hslU gene encoding ATP-dependent protease ATPase subunit HslU: protein MTDLSPREIVSELDRYIVGQDDAKRAVAVALRNRWRRKRVPADLRDEVTPKNILMIGPTGVGKTEIARRLARLAGSPFLKVEATKFTEVGYVGRDVDQIMRDLVEAALVMVRDTRRTGVRAKAESAAEERILDALVGPGSQPATRDSFRKKLRAGEMDDKEIELQLADTASPIQGLDIGGGGNVGLLNLSDMLGKLGGGRTRSVRTTVRDALQPLLAEESDKLLDQDSLTREALLLAENEGIVFIDEIDKVAGRQDRGGADVSREGVQRDLLPLIEGTTVSTKYGPVKSDHVLFIASGAFHVAKPSDLLPELQGRLPIRVELKALTRDDFVRILTEPEANLIRQNQALLATEDVTLTFTPDAVEALADAAVAANGAVENIGARRLVTVIERVLEETSFKASDLSGQTVAFDGDAVRDKVAELARNADLSRFIL, encoded by the coding sequence ATGACCGACCTGTCCCCCCGCGAGATCGTCTCCGAGCTGGATCGCTATATCGTCGGTCAGGACGACGCCAAACGCGCCGTCGCGGTCGCCCTGCGCAACCGCTGGCGACGAAAGCGGGTGCCTGCCGATCTGCGCGACGAGGTCACGCCCAAGAACATTCTGATGATCGGACCGACCGGCGTCGGCAAGACCGAGATCGCGCGCCGTCTGGCCCGCCTCGCCGGTTCGCCCTTCCTCAAGGTCGAGGCGACCAAATTCACCGAGGTCGGCTACGTCGGCCGTGACGTCGACCAGATCATGCGCGATCTGGTGGAGGCGGCCCTGGTCATGGTGCGTGATACCCGCCGCACCGGCGTGAGGGCCAAGGCCGAATCGGCGGCCGAAGAGCGAATCCTGGACGCCCTGGTCGGCCCGGGATCGCAGCCCGCGACCCGTGACAGCTTCAGGAAGAAGCTTCGCGCCGGAGAGATGGACGACAAGGAGATCGAGCTGCAGCTGGCCGACACCGCCTCGCCGATCCAGGGGCTGGATATCGGCGGCGGCGGCAACGTCGGCCTGCTGAACCTGTCGGACATGCTGGGCAAGCTGGGCGGCGGGCGGACGCGGTCGGTCAGGACCACCGTCCGCGACGCCCTGCAGCCCCTTCTGGCGGAAGAGAGCGACAAGCTGCTGGATCAGGACAGTCTGACCCGCGAGGCCCTGCTGCTGGCCGAGAACGAGGGCATCGTCTTCATCGACGAGATCGACAAGGTCGCCGGCCGTCAGGATCGTGGCGGGGCCGATGTTTCGCGCGAAGGCGTGCAACGCGACCTCCTGCCCCTGATCGAGGGCACCACAGTCTCGACCAAATATGGCCCGGTGAAATCGGACCATGTGCTGTTCATCGCCTCGGGGGCCTTTCATGTCGCCAAGCCCAGTGACCTGCTGCCCGAACTTCAGGGCCGTTTGCCGATCCGCGTCGAGCTGAAGGCCCTGACCCGCGACGACTTCGTGCGCATTCTGACCGAGCCCGAGGCCAATCTGATCCGTCAGAACCAGGCCCTGCTGGCCACCGAGGACGTCACCCTGACCTTCACGCCGGATGCGGTCGAGGCCCTGGCCGACGCGGCTGTGGCGGCCAATGGTGCGGTCGAGAATATCGGGGCCCGACGTCTGGTCACGGTGATCGAACGGGTGCTGGAGGAGACGTCGTTCAAGGCCTCTGACCTGTCGGGCCAGACGGTCGCCTTCGATGGCGATGCGGTGCGGGACAAGGTGGCCGAACTGGCCAGGAACGCCGATCTGAGCCGGTTTATTCTTTGA
- the rlmN gene encoding 23S rRNA (adenine(2503)-C(2))-methyltransferase RlmN, whose product MSVTLDLSRVSASAPRAPVNLSGLTRGALRQALIDADICPPEKAKMRASQVWGWIHHFGVTDFDAMTNMARDAKAKMAAAFTLDRPEIVERQVSADGTRKWLIRTAPGIEIETVYIPDVGRAGALCVSSQVGCTLNCTFCHTGTQALVRNLTAAEIVAQVQVARDDLNEWPSPKEDRRLSNIVFMGMGEPLYNLDHVSDAIDIISDNEGIALSRRRITVSTSGVVPQLEPLGTRTQAMLAISLHATNDDLRDVLVPLNRKYPLQQLMDGIRAYPGLSNARRVTFEYVMLKGINDSPDEARALVKLIEGIPAKVNLIPFNPWPGTDYECSDWKTIERFAAILNKAGYASPIRTPRGRDILAACGQLKSESEKVRASALRKAEQAAA is encoded by the coding sequence GTGAGCGTCACGCTCGACCTGTCCCGCGTCTCTGCCTCGGCCCCCAGGGCCCCCGTCAACCTGTCCGGTCTGACGCGCGGAGCCTTGCGTCAGGCCCTGATCGACGCCGACATCTGCCCGCCGGAAAAGGCGAAGATGCGCGCCAGTCAGGTGTGGGGCTGGATCCACCATTTCGGCGTCACCGACTTCGACGCCATGACCAATATGGCCAGGGACGCGAAGGCGAAGATGGCCGCCGCCTTCACCCTCGACCGGCCCGAGATCGTCGAGCGGCAGGTCTCGGCCGACGGCACGCGCAAATGGCTGATCCGCACCGCCCCCGGCATAGAGATCGAGACGGTCTACATTCCCGATGTGGGCCGGGCAGGGGCCCTGTGCGTGTCGAGCCAGGTCGGCTGCACCCTGAACTGCACCTTCTGCCATACGGGCACCCAGGCCCTGGTCCGCAACCTGACGGCCGCCGAGATCGTGGCCCAGGTCCAGGTGGCCCGCGACGATCTGAACGAATGGCCGTCGCCCAAGGAAGACCGCCGCCTGTCCAACATCGTCTTCATGGGCATGGGCGAGCCGCTCTACAATCTGGACCACGTCTCGGACGCCATCGACATCATCTCGGACAACGAGGGCATCGCCCTGTCGCGCCGCCGGATCACGGTCTCGACCAGTGGCGTGGTGCCCCAGCTGGAGCCGCTCGGCACGCGGACCCAGGCCATGCTGGCCATCAGCCTGCATGCCACCAACGATGACCTGCGTGACGTCCTGGTGCCGCTGAACAGGAAGTATCCGCTGCAACAGCTGATGGACGGCATCCGCGCCTATCCGGGCCTTTCCAACGCCCGGCGCGTCACCTTCGAATATGTGATGCTGAAAGGGATCAACGACAGCCCCGACGAGGCCCGCGCCCTGGTCAAGCTGATCGAGGGCATCCCTGCCAAGGTCAATCTGATCCCCTTCAACCCCTGGCCGGGCACCGACTATGAATGCTCGGACTGGAAGACGATCGAGCGGTTCGCCGCGATCCTGAACAAGGCGGGGTATGCGAGCCCGATCCGCACGCCGCGGGGACGGGATATCCTGGCCGCCTGCGGGCAGCTGAAGTCCGAGAGCGAGAAGGTCCGGGCGAGCGCGCTCAGGAAGGCCGAGCAGGCGGCGGCTTAG
- a CDS encoding colicin E5-related ribonuclease, which yields MVKSPDRLARQMRARGWTSTQVAEAIADGERHPAVNRETGAPATRYIHPGTGRSVVIEDVSGDVIHVGGDGFIY from the coding sequence GTGGTGAAGTCGCCCGACAGACTGGCCCGACAGATGCGGGCGCGCGGCTGGACATCGACCCAGGTCGCGGAGGCCATTGCGGATGGCGAACGGCACCCTGCGGTCAATCGCGAGACAGGAGCGCCCGCGACGCGCTATATTCATCCCGGGACGGGCCGATCGGTCGTGATCGAGGATGTCTCTGGAGACGTGATCCATGTCGGCGGCGATGGCTTCATCTACTGA
- the argJ gene encoding bifunctional glutamate N-acetyltransferase/amino-acid acetyltransferase ArgJ, whose amino-acid sequence MSADPKKPVSTGKAIEQAFEKALDPFATAIRKATQPHATAPAAAPATPGKPGLKVSPLAVPFPTIPPVGGVEITTARAGFYKHERDDLVVFRFARGTTCAGVFTRHRIGSAPVDWCKRQLDAPGGGLDVRALVVNAGCANAFTGKAGADAARRTASEVAKRFGCRQRDVMLASTGVIGVLLDDRKIAARLGEVETKLDGDTPHTEQWAAAGLGIMTTDTFPKGSYAEARIDGVKVRIAGIAKGSGMIAPDMATMLAFIVTDASIHPNVLRAMLGLHVRTTFNSVTVDGDTSTNDTCLLFATGASGAPRIGRLGDRRLKEFSAALEKVMLDLAHQLVRDGEGATKFVRVTVDGAASPASARKLAKSIADSPLVKTAIAGEDANWGRVVMAVGKTEEPVDRDHLAIRFGPNVAAVDGAVSPTYDEAKMSAYMKKSEIEISVDVGSGRASATVWTCDLTKGYIEINGDYRS is encoded by the coding sequence ATGAGCGCCGATCCGAAGAAGCCCGTCTCGACCGGCAAGGCCATCGAACAGGCCTTCGAAAAGGCGCTGGATCCCTTCGCCACCGCCATCCGCAAGGCGACCCAGCCCCACGCGACGGCACCGGCTGCGGCACCGGCCACGCCCGGCAAGCCCGGCCTGAAGGTCTCGCCCCTGGCCGTGCCCTTCCCGACCATTCCGCCGGTCGGCGGGGTCGAGATCACCACCGCCCGCGCGGGCTTCTACAAACATGAACGCGACGACCTGGTGGTGTTCCGTTTCGCCCGCGGCACGACCTGCGCCGGGGTCTTTACCCGCCACAGGATCGGCTCGGCCCCCGTCGACTGGTGCAAGCGCCAGCTGGACGCGCCGGGCGGAGGCCTCGATGTTCGGGCCCTGGTCGTCAACGCGGGCTGCGCCAATGCCTTCACCGGCAAGGCCGGAGCCGATGCGGCCCGCCGCACGGCCTCCGAGGTGGCCAAGCGGTTCGGCTGTCGCCAGCGCGACGTCATGCTGGCCTCCACCGGGGTGATCGGCGTCCTGCTGGACGACCGGAAGATCGCGGCCAGGCTCGGCGAGGTGGAGACGAAGCTCGACGGCGACACCCCTCACACCGAGCAATGGGCGGCGGCGGGTCTGGGCATCATGACCACCGACACCTTCCCCAAGGGCTCCTATGCCGAGGCCCGGATCGACGGGGTCAAGGTGCGGATCGCGGGGATCGCCAAGGGCTCGGGCATGATCGCGCCGGACATGGCCACCATGCTGGCCTTCATCGTCACCGACGCCAGCATCCATCCGAACGTGCTGCGGGCCATGCTGGGCCTGCATGTGCGGACCACCTTCAACTCGGTGACGGTCGACGGCGACACCTCGACCAACGACACCTGCCTGCTGTTCGCCACGGGGGCCTCGGGCGCGCCCCGCATCGGCCGTCTGGGCGACCGGCGGCTGAAGGAGTTCAGTGCCGCGCTGGAAAAGGTCATGCTCGACCTGGCGCACCAGCTGGTCCGCGACGGCGAGGGGGCGACCAAGTTCGTGCGCGTCACCGTGGACGGCGCCGCCAGCCCGGCCTCGGCGAGGAAGCTCGCCAAGTCGATCGCCGACAGCCCCCTGGTCAAGACCGCCATCGCCGGTGAGGACGCCAACTGGGGCCGGGTCGTCATGGCCGTCGGTAAGACCGAGGAACCCGTCGACCGCGACCACCTGGCGATCCGCTTTGGGCCCAACGTGGCGGCCGTCGACGGAGCGGTTTCCCCGACCTACGACGAGGCGAAGATGAGCGCCTATATGAAGAAATCGGAGATCGAGATCAGCGTCGACGTCGGCTCAGGCCGCGCCTCGGCCACCGTCTGGACCTGCGATCTGACCAAGGGCTACATCGAGATCAACGGGGATTACCGGAGCTGA
- a CDS encoding peptidyl-prolyl cis-trans isomerase: MRHSRNPFTVLALTAVLALAACGRGGGSDQPPEPGDRAVARVQDQTIWASDVKREAVAQGLVGEGEPLDITSNLFRRVLDEVVDQKLLAREAERRGLDNSALAQRRLEATRERILGDMLVENVVNGAISDQAVQTLYQEQLRLARTSEEIRVRLILSRSRPEADAVIGILGQGASFEAVAQERSIDEATRFSGGDLGYSTADVMPQAYASALRDAPAGSTVGPFQTEGGWAVLRVEDRRRESPPTLDQARPQIVRYLTYEGVRQLLEELRGKARVDVLLAAEGNAPQEPASAPRMAAPTTPAPASAAPATAPAPAPAPTATAP; the protein is encoded by the coding sequence ATGCGACATTCGCGCAACCCCTTCACAGTCCTGGCTTTGACCGCTGTTCTGGCGCTGGCCGCCTGTGGGCGCGGCGGCGGCAGCGACCAGCCGCCGGAACCGGGCGACCGGGCGGTGGCCAGGGTCCAGGACCAGACCATCTGGGCCTCCGACGTCAAGCGCGAGGCTGTGGCGCAGGGGCTGGTGGGCGAGGGCGAGCCCCTGGACATCACCTCCAACCTGTTCCGGCGTGTGCTGGACGAGGTGGTGGATCAGAAACTGCTGGCCCGCGAAGCCGAGCGGCGCGGCCTCGACAACTCCGCCCTCGCCCAACGACGGCTGGAGGCGACCCGCGAGCGCATCCTCGGCGACATGCTGGTCGAGAACGTCGTCAATGGCGCGATTTCGGATCAGGCGGTCCAGACCCTGTATCAGGAACAACTGCGGCTGGCCCGGACCTCCGAGGAGATCCGGGTCCGCCTGATCCTGTCGCGCTCCCGGCCCGAGGCGGACGCCGTCATCGGCATCCTGGGGCAGGGCGCGTCGTTCGAGGCCGTGGCCCAGGAACGCTCGATCGACGAGGCGACGCGGTTCTCGGGCGGCGACCTCGGCTATTCGACCGCCGACGTCATGCCCCAGGCCTATGCCAGCGCGCTTCGTGATGCCCCCGCCGGATCGACGGTCGGCCCGTTCCAGACCGAGGGCGGCTGGGCCGTGCTGCGGGTCGAGGACCGCCGCCGCGAGAGCCCGCCGACGCTGGATCAGGCCCGCCCCCAGATCGTTCGCTATCTGACCTACGAAGGCGTGCGCCAGCTGCTGGAGGAGCTGCGCGGCAAGGCCAGGGTCGATGTGCTGCTGGCCGCCGAGGGCAATGCGCCCCAGGAGCCCGCCTCGGCTCCGCGCATGGCCGCGCCGACGACCCCCGCACCTGCGTCGGCCGCCCCCGCAACCGCTCCCGCTCCCGCCCCCGCACCGACGGCGACCGCCCCATGA